One Methanophagales archaeon genomic window carries:
- a CDS encoding response regulator, producing the protein MGEKKKRVLIVENAAYMREMLQEMLHQEERSYEVVFFAVNGKEAVEKYKELKPDIVTMDLVMEEMDGIQAIRGIKKYDPNALIIAITALGMSEYKDAALAAGADEYLWKLFTIKNLFEALERLLRKRGNEGNE; encoded by the coding sequence ATGGGTGAGAAGAAAAAGCGGGTATTGATTGTGGAAAATGCGGCATACATGCGCGAGATGCTGCAGGAGATGCTGCACCAGGAAGAGAGGAGCTATGAAGTGGTGTTTTTCGCAGTTAATGGAAAGGAAGCGGTGGAGAAATACAAAGAATTGAAGCCCGATATCGTCACCATGGACCTGGTCATGGAGGAGATGGATGGGATTCAAGCGATAAGGGGAATAAAGAAATATGACCCAAACGCTTTGATCATCGCAATCACTGCGTTGGGTATGTCTGAGTATAAGGATGCAGCGCTGGCTGCAGGAGCAGATGAATACCTGTGGAAACTTTTCACAATAAAGAATCTATTTGAAGCGCTTGAAAGGCTGTTGAGGAAGCGAGGAAACGAGGGTAATGAGTGA